From the genome of Gracilibacillus salitolerans, one region includes:
- a CDS encoding TetR/AcrR family transcriptional regulator — protein sequence MNVANSKKARGRPFKDKEVAKRQLLGSATKLFSTKGFEETSLREIALDANVNMALVKYHYGSKLNLWKEVISKLSEKVLEVNEFTLEEVRDDADMRALLVELFDKMVDMSFEHQEFSLFIINETVQQGERFDHLFDKLIKPFHDQSYPFIVKGMELGILEDQHPEELIVMLLSSVSYQQAVPHLIGQFTNVIKDEEKWKQEIKHSLKVNFIK from the coding sequence ATGAATGTTGCAAATAGCAAAAAAGCACGCGGGAGACCTTTTAAAGATAAAGAAGTAGCAAAGAGGCAACTTTTAGGCTCTGCTACAAAGCTTTTTTCCACAAAAGGTTTTGAAGAAACAAGTCTCCGCGAAATTGCTTTAGATGCAAATGTGAATATGGCTCTAGTGAAGTACCATTATGGTTCCAAGTTAAATTTATGGAAGGAAGTGATATCAAAACTCTCCGAGAAGGTGCTAGAAGTTAATGAATTCACTTTGGAAGAAGTCCGTGATGATGCTGATATGAGAGCTTTGTTAGTTGAATTGTTTGACAAGATGGTTGACATGAGTTTCGAACATCAGGAGTTCAGTTTATTTATCATTAATGAAACCGTTCAACAAGGTGAAAGATTTGACCATTTATTCGATAAGTTAATCAAGCCTTTTCACGATCAATCTTATCCTTTCATTGTAAAAGGAATGGAATTAGGTATTCTTGAAGACCAGCATCCAGAAGAACTCATTGTCATGTTATTGTCATCTGTCTCATACCAACAGGCTGTCCCACATCTTATAGGGCAATTCACCAATGTAATTAAAGATGAAGAGAAATGGAAACAAGAAATCAAACACAGTTTAAAAGTAAACTTTATCAAATAA
- a CDS encoding DegT/DnrJ/EryC1/StrS family aminotransferase, which produces MKQTQVRNIPFSPPDITDAEIEEVIEVMKSGWITTGPRTKEFEKKIAEYVGVNKAVCLNSATAAMELTLRIFGIGPGDEVITSAYTFTASASIIDHVGAKIVLVDTAPNSFEMDYSKLAEAITEKTKAIIPVDIAGRMCDYDSIFKAVESKKNLFRANNELQELFNRVIVMTDAAHSFGAERNGMKCGQVADFTCYSFHAVKNLTTAEGGAVVWRNVEGLDNEWLYKQFMLYSLHGQSKDALAKTQKGAWEYDIVYPAYKCNMTDIVAGFGLIQFKRYEGLMKRRKEIVEMYDKALLPLGINRLKHFGDNFSSSGHLYLIRIPGIEESARNEIIIKLADAGVTCNVHYKPLPMFTAYKNLGFDIEHYPNAFNVYKNEITLPLHTLLSNEDVDYICDILKEVLHGTKSVEFQVGEQNV; this is translated from the coding sequence ATGAAACAAACTCAAGTCCGAAATATACCTTTTTCTCCGCCTGATATAACAGATGCGGAAATTGAAGAAGTTATTGAAGTTATGAAGTCTGGGTGGATTACAACTGGACCTAGAACGAAAGAGTTTGAAAAGAAAATAGCTGAATATGTTGGTGTAAACAAAGCTGTGTGCCTTAACTCTGCCACAGCTGCAATGGAACTTACACTTCGCATTTTTGGAATAGGGCCAGGAGATGAAGTCATTACTTCAGCTTATACATTTACAGCATCAGCTTCAATTATAGACCATGTTGGTGCAAAGATTGTTCTAGTAGACACGGCTCCAAATTCTTTTGAAATGGACTATTCAAAACTTGCAGAAGCAATTACGGAAAAGACTAAAGCAATTATTCCGGTTGATATAGCGGGAAGAATGTGTGATTACGATTCAATCTTTAAAGCCGTAGAAAGCAAGAAAAATCTATTTAGGGCAAACAATGAACTTCAAGAACTATTTAATAGAGTAATTGTGATGACTGACGCTGCTCATTCATTTGGAGCAGAGAGAAATGGAATGAAATGTGGACAAGTTGCAGACTTTACTTGTTATTCATTTCATGCAGTTAAAAATCTAACCACAGCAGAAGGTGGAGCAGTCGTTTGGCGCAATGTTGAAGGGTTAGACAATGAGTGGTTGTATAAGCAATTCATGCTATACAGTTTACATGGGCAGTCAAAAGACGCATTGGCCAAGACACAAAAAGGTGCTTGGGAATATGATATTGTTTATCCGGCGTACAAATGTAATATGACAGATATAGTGGCTGGTTTCGGATTGATTCAATTTAAAAGATATGAAGGCTTAATGAAAAGGCGTAAAGAGATAGTAGAAATGTATGATAAAGCGCTATTACCACTAGGAATTAATAGATTAAAACATTTTGGAGACAACTTTTCTTCTTCAGGTCACCTTTATCTAATAAGGATACCCGGAATAGAAGAATCTGCGAGAAACGAAATAATTATTAAGCTGGCGGATGCGGGTGTGACATGTAATGTTCATTATAAACCATTACCTATGTTTACAGCGTATAAGAATTTAGGGTTTGATATTGAGCATTATCCAAATGCCTTTAATGTATACAAGAATGAAATTACTCTTCCTCTCCACACTTTATTGAGCAATGAGGACGTTGATTATATTTGTGATATTTTAAAAGAAGTGTTACATGGTACTAAAAGTGTAGAGTTCCAAGTAGGTGAGCAGAATGTATAA
- a CDS encoding YveK family protein has protein sequence MEETISLKEIFEVLKKRLLLIILLIVGAAGVSAIISFFILTPTYQSSTQFIVTQDTNEVNNVDLNQIRSNVEIINTYKGIITSNRILDQVVDEMNLTISTGALSEKVSLANEEGSQVVTLTATDYDPAVAADIANTTVEVFREDLPELMNVNNVSILSEAVVPANPTPVNPKPLLNIAIAIVLGAMVGVGLAFLFEYLDNTIKTEQDVESKLELPILGVVSHIEEKDMMTMGKPVSINQKIERGSVSGQRKKTV, from the coding sequence ATGGAAGAAACGATATCACTGAAAGAGATTTTTGAAGTCCTGAAAAAACGTTTATTACTGATTATATTATTGATTGTTGGTGCTGCCGGTGTCAGTGCTATCATTAGTTTTTTTATTTTAACACCAACCTATCAATCTAGTACACAATTTATTGTCACTCAAGATACGAACGAAGTCAATAATGTCGATCTTAACCAAATTCGATCCAATGTTGAAATTATCAATACATATAAAGGAATAATTACAAGTAATCGAATTTTAGATCAAGTCGTAGACGAAATGAACTTAACGATCTCAACAGGAGCATTGAGTGAAAAAGTATCTTTAGCAAATGAAGAGGGTTCTCAGGTTGTTACTTTAACAGCAACAGACTATGATCCGGCAGTTGCGGCAGATATTGCGAACACAACAGTGGAAGTTTTCCGTGAAGATCTTCCGGAATTAATGAACGTTAACAACGTGAGTATCTTATCTGAGGCAGTTGTACCAGCAAACCCGACACCTGTGAATCCGAAGCCACTGCTTAATATCGCAATTGCTATCGTGCTTGGGGCAATGGTTGGGGTAGGTTTAGCATTCTTGTTTGAATATTTAGATAATACAATTAAAACTGAACAAGATGTCGAGAGTAAACTGGAATTACCGATTCTCGGAGTAGTCTCGCATATTGAAGAAAAAGATATGATGACAATGGGAAAGCCCGTTTCTATCAATCAAAAAATCGAGAGGGGGAGCGTTAGTGGCCAGAGGAAAAAAACAGTCTAA
- a CDS encoding CpsD/CapB family tyrosine-protein kinase gives MARGKKQSNLKNVRHLITKMNPRSPISEQYKTIRTNLQFSAVDGELKTMLVTSSGPSEGKSSTTANLAIVFAQQGKKVLLIDADMRKPTLHYTFRIDNRKGLSSVLVGETELRDSVTSSDVAGLDLLTCGPIPPNPSELLGSKAMESLISNACLDYDLVLFDTPPVLAVTDAQILANICDGAVMVVRSNQTEYDAATKAKELLDVGNAKLLGVVLNDREQKKGHYYYYGN, from the coding sequence GTGGCCAGAGGAAAAAAACAGTCTAACTTAAAGAATGTAAGACACTTAATTACCAAGATGAACCCGCGTTCTCCAATATCGGAACAATATAAAACGATTCGAACGAACTTGCAATTCTCAGCTGTAGATGGGGAACTTAAAACAATGCTTGTGACATCTTCAGGGCCCTCAGAAGGGAAGTCATCAACAACGGCAAACCTGGCGATCGTGTTTGCTCAACAAGGAAAGAAAGTACTACTAATTGATGCGGATATGCGTAAACCAACTCTTCACTACACATTTCGGATTGATAATCGCAAAGGATTAAGCAGTGTACTGGTTGGTGAAACAGAATTAAGAGACTCTGTCACAAGCAGTGATGTAGCAGGACTGGATTTATTAACATGTGGCCCAATTCCTCCGAACCCTTCTGAATTGTTAGGATCTAAAGCAATGGAGAGCCTCATTTCCAATGCCTGTTTAGATTATGATTTAGTGCTTTTTGATACACCACCTGTTTTAGCAGTAACCGACGCACAAATCCTCGCTAATATTTGTGATGGTGCGGTAATGGTCGTTCGTAGTAATCAGACAGAATACGATGCTGCCACCAAGGCAAAAGAATTATTAGATGTTGGTAATGCAAAACTATTAGGTGTCGTCCTAAACGACCGAGAGCAGAAAAAAGGTCACTATTACTATTACGGAAACTAA
- a CDS encoding polysaccharide biosynthesis protein produces the protein MGYKQRIFLLILLDSLIVSTAIFIASWIVYPNTSFGELEIMAITAIALLLFHHLFAFVYKLYHKVWAYASIGELMAIVKAITFTIVATGIVQFLANDFTIYRRALIVTWLLHIILIGGSRFVWRVYRDQYMKDKTNRKRTLIVGAGAAGAMIARQLKNEQQHTDLLPVAFADDDMAKHKMQLYDLPVAGNTKEIPDLAKDLEIHHIVIAIPSLTNGALSELVAICNSTNVKVQMVPKIEDIVSGKISVSSLKNVDVEDVLGRDPVELDINSISEYVTGNTVMVTGAGGSIGSEICRQLMRFTPSKILLVGHGEFSIYSIDMELRQKYQQDEIEIIPIIADVQDRQRIFEVVQEHNPRIIYHAAAHKHVPLMEYNPHEAVKNNIIGTKNVAEAADVFGIHTFVLVSTDKAVNPTNVMGASKRIAEMVVQHIAKKSSTKFVAVRFGNVLGSRGSVIPLFKKQIEQGGPITVTHPDMTRYFMTIPEASRLVIQAGTLARGGEIFVLDMGEPVKIVDLAKNLIKLSGYTEEEISIKFSGMRPGEKMYEELLGENEIHPKAVFDKIYIGKTVEVEEEQILDLINRFRGMRNEQLKKQMMNIVYTDQRKKEMEVAK, from the coding sequence ATGGGTTATAAACAACGAATTTTCTTATTAATATTATTAGACTCTCTCATTGTTAGTACAGCGATTTTTATAGCTTCATGGATTGTTTACCCAAACACTTCATTTGGTGAATTAGAAATTATGGCAATTACGGCAATTGCCTTACTTTTATTTCACCATCTGTTTGCGTTTGTCTATAAGTTGTATCACAAAGTTTGGGCTTATGCGAGTATTGGGGAGTTAATGGCAATCGTAAAAGCAATCACTTTCACTATAGTAGCGACAGGGATTGTTCAATTTTTAGCAAATGATTTCACCATTTATCGAAGGGCACTTATCGTAACTTGGTTATTACATATTATATTAATTGGTGGTTCAAGGTTTGTTTGGAGAGTCTATCGCGATCAATATATGAAAGATAAGACCAATAGAAAGCGTACATTGATTGTTGGGGCTGGTGCAGCTGGCGCGATGATTGCCAGACAATTAAAGAATGAACAGCAACATACAGATCTTTTACCAGTTGCATTTGCAGACGATGATATGGCGAAACATAAAATGCAACTTTATGATTTGCCTGTTGCGGGTAACACGAAAGAGATTCCGGATTTAGCGAAAGATTTAGAAATTCATCATATTGTAATTGCTATTCCATCCTTAACAAATGGAGCACTATCAGAGTTAGTAGCTATCTGCAATAGTACTAATGTTAAAGTACAGATGGTACCGAAAATAGAAGATATCGTATCAGGGAAAATATCAGTAAGTTCTTTGAAAAATGTGGATGTCGAAGATGTATTGGGACGTGATCCAGTTGAATTAGATATTAATTCAATTTCTGAGTATGTAACAGGTAATACCGTAATGGTAACTGGAGCTGGCGGTTCAATAGGGTCTGAGATTTGTAGACAGTTAATGCGTTTTACACCATCAAAAATATTATTAGTTGGCCATGGTGAGTTTAGTATTTATTCAATTGATATGGAACTAAGGCAGAAATACCAACAAGATGAAATTGAAATTATACCTATAATAGCAGATGTGCAGGATCGACAGCGCATTTTTGAGGTTGTACAAGAACATAATCCAAGGATCATCTATCATGCGGCAGCACATAAACATGTACCGTTAATGGAATACAACCCTCACGAAGCGGTAAAAAATAATATTATCGGAACGAAAAATGTAGCGGAAGCGGCAGATGTGTTTGGCATTCATACCTTTGTTTTAGTTTCTACTGATAAAGCCGTTAATCCGACCAATGTAATGGGGGCAAGTAAAAGAATTGCAGAAATGGTTGTACAACATATCGCAAAGAAAAGTAGTACCAAATTTGTGGCAGTGCGTTTTGGGAATGTGTTAGGCAGTAGGGGTAGTGTGATTCCATTATTTAAAAAGCAAATCGAACAAGGAGGACCAATAACGGTGACCCATCCGGATATGACACGTTATTTCATGACAATTCCAGAAGCTTCAAGACTAGTAATTCAAGCGGGTACTCTTGCTAGAGGTGGAGAAATATTTGTTTTAGATATGGGGGAGCCAGTCAAAATAGTAGATTTAGCGAAAAACTTAATCAAACTATCAGGCTATACAGAAGAAGAGATCTCGATAAAGTTTTCAGGAATGCGTCCTGGTGAAAAGATGTATGAAGAATTGCTTGGTGAGAACGAGATACATCCAAAAGCCGTATTTGATAAAATTTATATTGGAAAAACCGTTGAAGTGGAAGAAGAACAAATTCTAGACTTAATTAATCGTTTTAGAGGGATGCGAAATGAACAGTTAAAAAAGCAAATGATGAATATTGTCTATACTGATCAGAGAAAAAAAGAGATGGAAGTTGCAAAATAA
- a CDS encoding LuxR C-terminal-related transcriptional regulator — translation MRIAIVKEASIYREGLVGVLSNEFRTYDIIAVEPKQQGKLRDYIIDLLIIDIDTDIDTISLINTYIKNNKQIIVWTEDPQHPDLTELFKMDLNGYFFNGMEKEELVHAIKKIMSGQNYIHEDLTQILLGDYREIHSRKERRPVGVFTNREWEVMELLTQGYSNNRISQKLYITDKTVKNHISSILRKLEVPDRTNAVITALKNQWFRVS, via the coding sequence ATGCGTATAGCGATAGTGAAAGAAGCTTCTATCTATCGAGAAGGTTTAGTGGGAGTACTTTCTAATGAGTTTAGAACTTATGATATCATTGCGGTTGAACCGAAACAACAAGGGAAACTCCGAGACTATATTATCGACCTGCTCATCATTGATATTGATACGGATATAGATACCATAAGTTTAATTAACACATACATAAAAAACAACAAGCAAATTATTGTATGGACAGAAGATCCCCAACATCCAGATCTAACAGAATTATTTAAAATGGACCTTAATGGTTACTTCTTTAACGGAATGGAGAAAGAAGAACTTGTTCATGCTATTAAAAAGATCATGTCCGGACAAAACTATATTCATGAAGACCTAACTCAGATTTTATTAGGAGATTACCGTGAAATCCATAGCCGTAAAGAAAGACGACCAGTCGGAGTATTCACCAATCGTGAATGGGAAGTAATGGAACTCCTGACACAAGGATATAGTAACAATCGCATCAGCCAGAAATTATATATCACCGACAAAACGGTAAAAAACCATATCAGCTCGATTTTAAGAAAACTAGAAGTCCCTGATCGAACGAATGCTGTGATCACAGCGCTAAAAAATCAATGGTTTCGTGTATCTTAA
- a CDS encoding CpsB/CapC family capsule biosynthesis tyrosine phosphatase, which produces MLDINPYILPINRESVANIPSSIAIAKEAEKAGVRKIIAAPRYIQEKQEINKDTIINLVKKINQLLIEEEIDVEIIPGQTIRIYGNLEEDLEAGSLITYGTVPKYVFIELMYDHIPEYTKQLCYELQLKGYKPVFVNPEKNLQIQEDHDHLYSMVKNGVLVQVSAKSIVGKKGKKLQKITQQFVKSNLVHFVGSDTSEAKRYYLQSAWKTIKRNISFNQWYLLRENMSLILDHKMVQGEEPVRIKKKKLFGII; this is translated from the coding sequence ATGTTGGATATCAATCCATATATTCTTCCAATTAATCGAGAAAGTGTAGCAAATATTCCCTCGTCAATTGCAATAGCGAAGGAAGCAGAAAAAGCAGGAGTAAGAAAAATCATTGCAGCACCCAGGTACATACAAGAAAAGCAAGAAATTAATAAAGATACCATTATTAATCTAGTTAAAAAAATCAACCAGCTTCTAATAGAAGAAGAAATAGACGTGGAAATCATTCCTGGGCAAACGATTCGTATTTATGGAAACCTGGAAGAAGATTTAGAGGCTGGCAGTTTAATTACTTATGGTACAGTACCCAAATATGTTTTCATTGAATTAATGTATGATCATATCCCGGAATATACGAAACAATTATGCTATGAACTGCAATTAAAAGGCTATAAACCTGTGTTTGTTAATCCTGAAAAAAACCTGCAGATACAAGAGGATCATGATCATCTCTACAGCATGGTGAAGAATGGTGTATTAGTACAAGTAAGTGCTAAAAGTATAGTCGGTAAGAAAGGTAAGAAACTGCAAAAAATAACACAACAATTTGTGAAAAGTAATCTTGTTCATTTTGTTGGTTCAGACACGTCAGAAGCAAAGCGTTATTACTTACAATCTGCGTGGAAGACGATAAAACGTAACATTTCTTTCAACCAGTGGTATTTATTACGTGAAAACATGAGTTTAATCTTGGATCATAAAATGGTTCAAGGAGAAGAGCCGGTCCGCATTAAAAAGAAGAAACTGTTCGGTATTATATAA
- the galU gene encoding UTP--glucose-1-phosphate uridylyltransferase GalU: MKKVRKAIIPAAGLGTRFLPATKAMPKEILPIVDKPTIQYIVEEAIESGIEDIIIVTGKGKRAIEDHFDHNFELEDNLLKKGKFELLEKTKQPAEVDIHYIRQKEPLGLGHAVWCARKFIGDEPFAVLLGDDIVQSETPCLKQLINEYESTGGSIIGVQQVPEHETHRYGIVDPKEQHGDNYSVNKFLEKPEPGTAPSNLAIMGRYVLSPTIFKYLEQKEVGAGGEIQLTDAIQRLNESQSVFAYDFAGKRYDVGEKLGFIKTTIEFALQNEEIGDEVQKIINQLAVESKVKQ; this comes from the coding sequence ATGAAAAAAGTAAGAAAAGCGATCATTCCAGCAGCAGGACTGGGAACTAGATTTTTACCAGCAACAAAAGCGATGCCGAAAGAAATTTTACCAATTGTCGATAAACCAACGATTCAATATATTGTAGAAGAAGCGATAGAATCTGGAATAGAAGATATTATTATTGTAACTGGTAAAGGTAAACGTGCAATTGAGGATCACTTTGATCATAACTTTGAATTGGAAGATAACTTACTAAAGAAAGGTAAGTTTGAATTACTGGAAAAAACAAAACAACCTGCAGAAGTAGATATCCACTACATAAGACAAAAAGAACCTTTAGGATTAGGACATGCTGTATGGTGTGCACGCAAATTTATTGGGGATGAACCATTTGCGGTATTACTTGGTGATGACATTGTTCAATCAGAAACACCATGTCTAAAGCAATTAATTAATGAATACGAAAGTACAGGTGGATCAATTATTGGTGTACAACAGGTTCCTGAGCATGAAACACACCGTTATGGAATTGTTGATCCAAAGGAACAGCATGGTGATAATTACTCTGTAAATAAGTTCTTAGAAAAACCAGAACCAGGAACAGCACCTTCCAACTTAGCTATCATGGGACGTTACGTATTATCCCCTACTATTTTCAAATATCTAGAACAGAAAGAAGTAGGTGCTGGTGGTGAGATTCAATTAACCGATGCGATTCAAAGATTAAATGAATCTCAAAGTGTATTTGCGTATGATTTTGCAGGTAAACGTTATGATGTTGGTGAAAAACTAGGCTTCATCAAAACAACGATCGAATTTGCGTTACAAAATGAAGAAATTGGAGATGAAGTGCAAAAAATTATTAACCAATTAGCTGTGGAAAGCAAGGTAAAACAATAA
- a CDS encoding tyrosine-protein phosphatase, which produces MIDIHCHILPGVDDGAKHMEDSVQMAKSAVSQGINTIIATPHHLNGSYDNYKEDILVAVDQLNDRLQEEAIPLTILPGQETRINGDMLDDLQNGQLLPLNDTSGYLFVEFPSNHVPRYTKQLMFDLQLQGIKPIIVHPERNKELIENPDILYDLVSNGTLTQVTAASISGKFGKKIKKFSLQLIEANLTHFIASDAHNITSRGFAMQEAHGVIKDKFGASLVYWFMENAQYLVNGDHVVGDVPEKIKKKKIMGIF; this is translated from the coding sequence ATGATCGATATTCATTGTCATATCTTGCCTGGTGTGGATGACGGTGCGAAGCATATGGAAGATAGTGTGCAAATGGCGAAAAGTGCCGTATCACAAGGAATCAACACGATTATTGCCACACCACATCACTTAAATGGTAGTTATGATAACTATAAAGAAGATATACTAGTAGCAGTAGATCAATTGAATGATAGATTACAAGAAGAAGCTATTCCTCTTACCATTCTTCCAGGTCAAGAAACACGAATAAATGGAGATATGTTAGACGACTTACAGAACGGACAGTTGCTACCGCTAAATGACACAAGTGGATATTTATTCGTGGAGTTTCCATCCAATCATGTTCCGCGTTATACGAAACAATTAATGTTTGATTTACAGCTGCAAGGAATCAAACCGATTATTGTGCATCCAGAGCGGAATAAAGAACTAATCGAGAACCCTGATATATTGTATGATTTAGTAAGTAATGGAACCTTAACTCAAGTTACTGCAGCAAGTATATCTGGAAAATTCGGTAAAAAAATTAAGAAATTCAGCCTGCAATTAATAGAAGCAAATTTAACGCATTTTATTGCATCTGATGCGCATAATATAACGAGTAGAGGTTTTGCGATGCAAGAAGCACATGGAGTAATAAAAGATAAATTTGGTGCTTCATTGGTTTACTGGTTTATGGAAAATGCGCAATACTTAGTTAATGGGGATCATGTAGTAGGCGATGTCCCAGAGAAAATTAAGAAAAAGAAGATTATGGGAATTTTTTAG